The proteins below are encoded in one region of Homo sapiens chromosome 2, GRCh38.p14 Primary Assembly:
- the REG3A gene encoding regenerating islet-derived protein 3-alpha precursor, with the protein MLPPMALPSVSWMLLSCLMLLSQVQGEEPQRELPSARIRCPKGSKAYGSHCYALFLSPKSWTDADLACQKRPSGNLVSVLSGAEGSFVSSLVKSIGNSYSYVWIGLHDPTQGTEPNGEGWEWSSSDVMNYFAWERNPSTISSPGHCASLSRSTAFLRWKDYNCNVRLPYVCKFTD; encoded by the exons ATGCTGCCTCCCATGGCCCTGCCCAGTGTATCTTGGATGCTGCTTTCCTGCCTCATGCTGCTGTCTCAGGTTCAAG GTGAAGAACCCCAGAGGGAACTGCCCTCTGCACGGATCCGCTGTCCCAAAGGCTCCAAGGCCTATGGCTCCCACTGCTATGCCTTGTTTTTGTCACCAAAATCCTGGACAGATGCAGAT CTGGCCTGCCAGAAGCGGCCCTCTGGAAACCTGGTGTCTGTGCTCAGTGGGGCTGAGGGATCCTTCGTGTCCTCCCTGGTGAAGAGCATTGGTAACAGCTACTCATACGTCTGGATTGGGCTCCATGACCCCACACAG GGCACCGAGCCCAATGGAGAAGGTTGGGAGTGGAGTAGCAGTGATGTGATGAATTACTTTGCATGGGAGAGAAATCCCTCCACCATCTCAAGCCCCGGCCACTGTGCGAGCCTGTCGAGAAGCACAG CATTTCTGAGGTGGAAAGATTATAACTGTAATGTGAGGTTACCCTATGTCTGCAAGTTCACTGACTAG